In one Homalodisca vitripennis isolate AUS2020 unplaced genomic scaffold, UT_GWSS_2.1 ScUCBcl_3065;HRSCAF=8339, whole genome shotgun sequence genomic region, the following are encoded:
- the LOC124372390 gene encoding uncharacterized protein LOC124372390, with amino-acid sequence MLAAMLTGLKATVNNVGNTSLSARGWPPCRSDSVSTTLVATVDGSTSVLFGVRVSQLNMNSDSIESEIDWSRETVMQLIDLYREQPVLWNPMDPDFKNKNLKNYAWNDISREIKASNTEVQAKVKTLLAQFQRELKKKKSGSGADEYKSKWCYFKAMLFLKDKTTARKIKEAGIATDDKEAADETVQASS; translated from the coding sequence ATGCTGGCAGCAATGTTGACGGGACTAAAAGCGACCGTCaacaatgttggcaacacttccCTTAGCGCACGTGGTTGGCCGCCATGTCGTTCCGACAGCGTCAGTACTACTCTAGTTGCGACTGTTGATGGTAGTACGTCTGTGTTGTTTGGTGTCCGTGTTTCTCAACTCAATATGAACAGCGACAGCATTGAGAGTGAAATTGATTGGTCCCGTGAAACAGTCATGCAATTGATTGACCTATATCGAGAGCAACCAGTTCTTTGGAATCCGATGGaccctgattttaaaaataaaaacctaaagaaCTATGCATGGAATGACATTTCGCGGGAAATAAAAGCCAGTAATACGGAAGTACaggcaaaagtgaaaacattGTTGGCACAGTTTCAAAGAGAACTTAAGAAGAAGAAGAGTGGTTCGGGGGCAGACGAGTATAAAAGcaagtggtgttattttaaagcgatgctgtttttaaaggataaaacTACTGCACGGAAGATTAAAGAAGCTGGGATTGCCACTGACGACAAAGAGGCTGCCGATGAAACAGTGCAGGCAAGTAGttaa
- the LOC124372389 gene encoding piggyBac transposable element-derived protein 4-like, with translation MSRNRWEELKANLHFNNNDHMPLQNDPNKDRLFKIRPLVDALQNKFKNIPIEEQMLCVDEQIVPFKGTSLLKQYNPMKPHKWGYKLFVLCDSKGLIHNFEIYTGRILPATSLPDIGASSNVVLRLVEHLPRNENKFLIYFDNWYSSPALLVTLANIGFQSLGTIRLGRFPGLLFSSDQEMKKKGRGSYEEKEATIDGVKIRAVKWLDNRGVSLASTFESACPINTVQRFDSKGREQIDVTCPKIVTTYNKFMGRVDLLDGLISYYRINLRSRKFYLRFFFHFVDVSIVNGWLLFRRDCQHNGIAKQGVMDLLAFRCEVAESLCNLGADPIKRGRPSTDRVENEFSKKKKKGPCVNIPIPDVRKDGVGHWPSVVEDRQRCKHPFCKQKSSIMCEKCKVHLCLNKGKNCFVDFHL, from the coding sequence ATGTCACGTAACAGATGGGAGGAACTGAAGGCCAACTTGCACTTCAATAACAATGATCACATGCCATTACAGAATGATCCAAACAAAGATAGGCTATTTAAAATCCGCCCACTAGTTGATGctcttcaaaacaaattcaaaaacattcctaTTGAGGAACAAATGCTCTGTGTTGATGAACAGATTGTGCCCTTCAAAGGCACATCTTTACTAAAACAGTACAACCCGATGAAACCCCACAAGTGGGGATACAAACTGTTTGTACTTTGTGACAGCAAGGGTCTGATTCACAATTTTGAGATCTACACTGGTCGCATACTACCTGCTACTTCCCTACCTGACATTGGAGctagttcaaatgttgttttacgacTGGTTGAACACTTGCctcgtaatgaaaacaaattcttaatcTATTTTGATAACTGGTACTCATCACCAGCTCTCTTAGTGACTCTAGCAAATATTGGTTTCCAATCCCTCGGGACCATTCGACTAGGACGATTTCCAGGCTTGTTGTTTTCATctgaccaagaaatgaaaaagaaaggcCGTGGGTCTTATGAGGAAAAAGAGGCAACAATTGATGGGGTAaaaattagggctgtaaaatgGTTAGACAATCGAGGGGTGTCTCTTGCGTCAACTTTTGAGTCTGCTTGCCCTATCAACACTGTGCAACGCTTTGACTCTAAAGGTCGTGAGCAGATTGATGTCACTTGCCCTAAAATCGTTACAACATACAATAAGTTCATGGGGAGAGTGGACCTTCTAGATGGACTTATCAGCTATTACCGAATTAATCTAAGATCTCGGAagttttatttgaggtttttcttCCACTTTGTTGACGTAAGTATTGTCAATGGATGGCTTCTCTTCAGACGAGACTGTCAACATAATGGAATTGCTAAGCAGGGAGTAATGGATTTGCTAGCTTTCCGGTGTGAGGTGGCCGAGTCTCTTTGTAACTTAGGAGCTGACCCAATAAAAAGAGGAAGGCCATCAACAGACAGGGTAGAGAacgaattttcaaagaaaaagaagaaaggtccATGTGTCAATATCCCTATACCAGATGTTAGAAAAGATGGAGTTGGACATTGGCCATCTGTTGTCGAAGATAGGCAGAGATGCAAGCATCCCTTCTGCAAGCAGAAATCATCCATTATGTGTGAAAAGTGTAAAGTTCACCTCTGCCTAAACAAAGGAAAGAACTGTTTTGTGGATTTCCACTTGTAA